The Brassica oleracea var. oleracea cultivar TO1000 chromosome C6, BOL, whole genome shotgun sequence genomic interval TGATGTAGATAAATTCGTTAAAAGCCTGGAAAGCGTTGTCAAGGTTGTGAAGAAACTGCCAAGCCACGTATCTCTAAGAGACATCGCCATCGTTAAGATCCCCACTCGAGTTGCAGAAGACTACATCAAGGAGCATATTGATCCCATCTTCAAATCAAAAGGGAACATTAGAGTCACGACCTACTTCCCTTCCGTGAATCTGAGGAAGTCTTCGCTGGATGGCGAGACAGATCCTGTTTCTTGTTTGGCAATGTTTGGCTCCTTGGAGTTGCAGCCAGGAGTGAGTGACTTGGTGGAGTCGATGATTCAGCGGCTGAAGAAATCAGGTGGCCGTTTCGTAGCCATAGACTTGAGAGTTGAGGTACTTGAGAAGAAGAATTGCCGTGAAACAGGTGCGGTGGGGTCCAAAACCTGTTACAACGCACAAGAGATCGCGTTGTTCTTGAGGAAGCTTGGGTTTGAGAGTGATACAACTATATACCTGACTCAGCCTAGATGGGAGAGCAGACTCAATATACTTAAGGACATTTTCCCCAAAACTTTTACTAAGGTGTGTGTGAGATCAGATCATTTCATTCTTTTAGTCTCTGAAGTTCTTGATTACCTTTTTGCTGATGTTGATTGTGGGTGGCAGGAGGTGATAATGCCAGCAAGCAAGAAATCGAAGTATCTTGAGTTGGAAAACTCAGAGTATGAGAATGTTATTGACTTCTACATAAGTTCGAGGAGTGATGTGTTTGTGCCAGCCATTCCTGGTCTGTTTTACGCAAATACGGTTGGAAAAAGGATAGCGTTAGGGAAGCCTCAAGTTCTTGTTCCTGCGGATATCTCAGGAACGTCTGGTCTTTCTACTGATTACATCTCTCCCTATATCTCAAAGAAGAACCACTTGGCGTATTCATGCTTTTGCTGAACTTCTCTATGAAGGGAAACAACGAGTGATCTTGAAAGTACACGAAAGGGTATAGCTCACCAAAGTGTAAGCCAACTAGTTACCAGGGGATTTTTCAGGTTGTTTATTGACAAAGTTTAGCTCTATACCGGTTCCAATTTTAGTTAAAAGTATTATTATCA includes:
- the LOC106296435 gene encoding uncharacterized protein LOC106296435, producing MGVDLRQIVAGILTITMFVMLGQMLHRDYFNAVQGKVEGDAHDIEFHGSKVAVVEDGLVRVSEGIKGPWMRDSHELKPCWSISSSDEAVSSKGYVTFSLTNGPEYHISQITDAVMVAKHLGATLVLPDIRGSKPGDEMNFEDIYDVDKFVKSLESVVKVVKKLPSHVSLRDIAIVKIPTRVAEDYIKEHIDPIFKSKGNIRVTTYFPSVNLRKSSLDGETDPVSCLAMFGSLELQPGVSDLVESMIQRLKKSGGRFVAIDLRVEVLEKKNCRETGAVGSKTCYNAQEIALFLRKLGFESDTTIYLTQPRWESRLNILKDIFPKTFTKEVIMPASKKSKYLELENSEYENVIDFYISSRSDVFVPAIPGLFYANTVGKRIALGKPQVLVPADISGTSGLSTDYISPYISKKNHLAYSCFC